AAAAGGGGTTTTTTCTTTTGCgtggagaagagagaaacttgagTCGTTCCGATGGAACTTGGCGATTACTTCAAATGGCCTGAGAGCTCGTCGCGTGAAAATATATACTCCGTAACATATAATGTAAAGCTAGTAcaacatttattttttctttcaattcgCCCAAAATCCCATCACGGACGTCTCCCTTTCTTTGATAACTTATGAACATCCTGGCCACAACTTTTAGATCGAAATACTAACTCTGAATTGCCACGAAAAGACAATCGCCTCCATGTTTGTCATGTTCCACTTTTTAACCTTTCGCTTTCCTTCGGATGAAAGGATTAGCGCAGGATAATTCGTCAGGCACTTAAAAAGGTACTACTACTTTACATGGCAGGGGGCATCCTCCTTTGAAGTGCAGACATGAAGACCTAGAATGCGTATAGGGTCTATACGCACGGCTAAGACAGAGACCAAGAGGAAAGAGTATTAATCAATTACCTTTACATAATACTACTAGGCAACGCAATAAAGCTTATACACATGCACGATCCTAGTTAGAAAGTCATGCTTCCGCCAATCCCACCAgcagagaaaaaaataaatcaattatCAGAGCTGAGGGGACACAATTGGCATGGAGGAACTGCGGCTGAGTTCTTTTCCTTCTCTATTATCTAAATTATCTACAAGCAACAAAATTCCACTCCATGCAGGGAAAAATATTCCCACCAGCTGGTCTTTGCTAAAAATCAATTTACTACGATTCAAAAATCCAACCATTTTCAGTCTATCCCAGTTACCGAAGCCCAAACAAGCACATATTTCAACTCCTGCTGCATCTTATCTGCAGTACAAGCTCTGTCAAATGCTGAAGATGATCCATTTTGATGAATCAATGTATGGGAACATCAGAAACGGTATTAGCTTGACCATCTTGATGCTTGATCCGGCATTTGGGAACCATTTTTTCCAGCATAGAAGTCCCTTTGAAACTCATCATTTGCCAACAGGTCTTCTTGTAATTAACAAGCTGCAAACAAATAACTGTCAAGACACTTGAAGAATAACCACCAACAGCCTCATGTTACCAAAAACTGACCTGATCATGTGAAATCTTTTTAAAACCAAACTTTTCAGTCCATATTGATTCTGCTTCATCAGCAGCTGGAAGCACTAAACTTCTGATCTTCAGAAATGCCATCAATTTCTCGATACAGGAAAACAGTAGTTGAAAGTATCCCTGTGTTGGTACTTCAGCATTAACAACAGTAATATATTTCACTAGGAAAGCAAGAGATGATCAACAAAATTACAGCAACTTGAATCAACTGAATAAATTCCTAACATAATTAAACTTCAGAGCCACAGCACATTCAACTCTGCCCAGCTCCAGTGCCCTAGGATAATTTCCACAATAATATGATTATGAGATGATCAAAGCCTAGGAGCATGTGAAAGATAATTagatgaaatgaaatttatgtCCCCAATGAGGCCAGAAAACTTGCTTCTTGACAATTAAAATATCCCGGGGATCAGTACAATGATACCATTATAAGCATATCAATCAGCAGCAAATTGAACCACTGGCATTAGAAAGCACCTTGAGCTGTCAGTCAGTTATATCTTAGAAACATGAAAATCTTAAtcactttcacacacacacacacacactacacacacATGTAACCAATAGCTATGCATGTATGCACATGTAAAGTATCAGTCCTACAGTGAGCCAAGCAGAGTCATCATTGACTTTGCCTACTGTGTCACCTAGAGCTCAAAATACAAATAAGATCAAGCTCAACTAATTTAGGCCAAGTTCATGTTCAAGGTCTACAGTGTTCAACTCCACTAATTTGATTTAACTTAGTAGCAAGGACATTTACTTCCTGGCTCACACGGTAAATCAGAAGGATGATACATTTCAACGCATGATGATCTCACCTTGCCTTGATGGCAACTTTTAGTTGCAACTAGAGGGAGTTCTGCTATATCCTGCCCGAAAATCCGGAAGATCGCAGCTGAGACAACCTTTgagctgcatgatcagaaagAACTTGTTAACTGCCGAACGAGGCAACTACAATTACATGAGAAAGCTATGAAGAGAAAAGTCTGGTGATTTACTTGACTGTCAATATTGCACAGTACATTCCGCTAAAATCATGGCCCCGAATGTTCCTTCTGCAATAGAATGAGCGCACATGAGAGCAGAAACTAGTGATGCCTCTTTAAGGACAAACCACCACCATCCTTACCCATAAACCATAGATGGAATAAAGTCACGCCCAGTTACTGAGTCAACAATAGGGTCAAAGCAATCCTGTGACATGAAGCAGTGAACAAACATGTTGATGCAACCTTCTTAAAAGTACAAGCAGTAAAGCAACACAGACCTCATCAGGAAGAAAATAAGTATTTCAAACAGTTATTTGCATGAAGCATAGAACAACCCTTTGCAGTAAATACTGAAGCCactaaattgaaagaaattcatgcacATTCCCTTACAGGCATTTTCTTTGATTGCTACAGAAGACAAAATGCAGCAGTGACCTATCAGACTGTTGAAATATTAAAGAACTAAATTTCGTGTAAATAACTTTTCAAACTGAACATAGTTTCTTTCTAAGTCTTGTTTACTTGCTCATTCCCCTTATAAATTGTGAGTAAACATTTCTAATCAAAAGTATGTCCAATTCGCATAGTGTAGTCTCCTATCTTATTCTGCAATTGAACTGGTTAAGAAATGGATATCTGAAGTTCAGTCGGCCGCCTCTTCAGCACCCCaacccccacccccacccccacaaaataaaaaatggaaactAAAATTTTGCTTAACAGTGCAAGGAAACAAATTATTAACCCTAAAATTGTAATAGAAGAAGATCtaggaacaaaaacaagatacAGTCCTTGATAAATGTCTCAATAATCATAATGGAGTCCTAAGCAATCTTTACATATCCACTTACATAAATAGGCTTTATAAAAAGTCATTTGCATAAATAGAAGACACCTAACCAAAAAAAGCTACTATATACTCACATGAAAAATTCCAACAGCGTCAGACAGTAATGGTTTAGTTTCCCGATTGACATTTTTGGCATTGAGAAGCCTCCAACTCACATCAAAAGCAGTAGTGACATCAGAGCCATCTAGCATGTGCTTCTTCCTTATGACATCCAAACAAGACTCTGGTATTTTCTCTGATCCAGAACTTACCAAGTTAGTTAATGCCAAATAGATCCTCTTGCAATCCCCAGAACAGAACCATTTCCCTTTGGGTAATTCCTGTTGTACAAGTTGGCAGAATTTTGACCCAAACAAACTTAAAACTCAAACAGAAAAAACTGagcaaattaattattaaatCGCAAAAGATGCACCTTTAAATCCGCCATCTTCTGTTTCTTCAAGCAGCCAACATGATATTCCTTCTCACACTACAATTAGACCAAGTGAAACCGGTGTTTTacaaaaaatcacttgattttcTAGGACTGACTGAGGATAGTATCAGGAGAATACCTGATCACATAGTATGACAGTACGAGGACCAAAACCAGACTTGCTGAAATCATAACCTCTGCACAAAGATTtgacaatcaaaagaaaattacatGAATAGATGATTGTAGAGCCTCAGGGGGTGTACTGATGTACTATGCCATCAAGTCTCTGTGAATCAGCTAGCTTCAGCAATGATGTCTAAATACTTAGAAATAGCCTACCTGCATATCACGCATGCAATAACTTCAGCATCTTCTGGGTTTTTGACAATGCGAATGCAGCGGTTTGTAATCTGTTCTATGGGGTCAATTCCAGGAATCCTTCCAGCTGCTACAGCGTTGGCATTGTGCTCCACAAATCTCTCCCTCTGAAACATGTTCTGGCAATAGTTGCAGAACCATTTACCACGAGGAATTGATGGCAAGGAAGCACACGCTGCATATCCACGTCAAATTAACTTAGAAAGAAATTCACCGGTACAACTAATTGAGAAGAGAATAGGTTCCAAGAAGAAAAAGCACCAAAAAGTTTCCTCAAAGCATGAATCAAAACTTTCACATTCCACATTAACATAAGctaattcaaacttaaggaAATAGAAAGAGAATTTTGATCGAGGCCAGGACAAGTTTGAGACAGGTACTTAAAAGAACTGAAGCAATTCATTGAATATCATACTTGGTCTGTCAAAAGAATATTTGCACTGATGACGTGCACATGCATAATCCATGTCTGAGTAGATCGAACAGAAGACCTTTTACAACACAAGACCAATTCTGAAGTATGGTGGGAACTCAAATTGGTATGTTAATATAAAACCAGTTGTTAAAAGTCAACTTTTCTATCTGAAAagttaatattttttcttatgaGAAGTAGGATGGGTAGGACAATGTCCTAATAAACACTATCCGACAAAGACAAAAAGGCATCCGACAAAGACAAAAAGGCATCTGTAGTTATTGAAATGGCCCATTTGACTACAAGAATTACATGAAGAAGTAAATTTATTTgcatttgaaagaaaaaatctctGAAAATGTTTCTGCAGGGAAATAAAAAACTACAGAAGACCTCTATGGCAAGAATAATGCATATGAACTTCCGCCCACTTTATCTTAGAAGCCTATTATATTTAGTTTGAAAATATTAACACCCTTTTAGGACAAAAACACTCTTGCGGCGTCACCAATAAATGCAGTGCCAACCATATTCCATCATTATAGCAGCTGGCAGCAACAGGTGACAGAAATTAACATCATTATTAGATCCAGTTACAAAGTTGGCAGTACACGCACAAGAATCATTTGATTACAAaaggtttatttataaaaaaaaataatagttaaTCCAAGCAACTTGTATATGGCATATTCATAAGATCAATTTGTACAGGGTTCCTCATCCATTTCTATTTCTCTGGCCAGCTCTCCCACCCCTTCCTAAGCCACTGATGCAAAAAAAACTGAAATGTCAAAAAGTAGATTGAAGACATCAGAAACCAAtccatttggaatgtgaaattTCTTGTGTAGAAAATTCATAGCCAAAGGTCAAATAATGTAGAAATCTATGCCCAAGCCAATTTACCTTTATGAAATGCCCTTGGGCATCCATCACAAAGTACAAGCTTTCCACCATCAGCACAGATGGTGCATAAATCATCATTGTCACTAGCAGTACACTTGCGACCTCTCAGCAACTTTACCGCAAGCTCATGAAGAGATACTCCATTAGATGTGTAAATGTATCCATAGCTACAGAACATCCAATAGAACTGAGAATTTGGACAAATAAGGACTAAAATAAAGGGTAATGCAATAGTAGAGAGCAGATAATAACAAGAAAAGAACTTACGGTTTTTTCCTCGATGCCCAACCAGCATGAGCTTCAAATGTTGATGGACTGACCTGCTCAAGGTTGAAAGGAAGATCAACACATCGGTGCAAGAGGAGATCCATATGTACAGGAAAAATCACCATACCTCAAACTTGCAGCAATTACAGACAATTCCTAGTCCTTTTTTATAGCCTGTGAGTAGTTCCTGTTCATGCAAAAGGTAGAACATTGCAGGATCAATATATTAAACACACCTCAGCAAGTGCAATATTTATTTCCATCACCTGTCCTCGGGAATAATAACTTAGTACAGCTCCGTCAGGCAATCCACCTTCCTCAAAAACCAGCCTATGCATCCTTTGATCTCTATTTAAAAAAACATTATAGTTGTTAGTTTTCTTATAATAAGAAGGCATAACAAaacaataaccaattaagcaaAAAGAAGTCGAGACAAACTTTTTGGTTATCTTCCATTGGCTCTTGGATTGCGGAGAGACAAATGCCAAAGCACTTCTAGAGGATTTCGGAGATTCAGCCGGGCTCAATGAGCTACAAACAGGTGAATAAGCAGGAAGATAAAAATATGCACTCACTATACGTAATTAAAGAACTTGCATGGGGAAATTAAAAAACAACCTTTTTAAGATCTTTGCCTCAGTTTCAGTTTCTAATGAGTTGCCCATTGCAGCACTTCCAATTGACTTCCTCCCAGAAGTAGGATTAGTTAACCTAAATAGTCCAAATGGAGACATTTCAGCAGAGCACGAACAATTTTTAGGTTGAAACCATGGCTTTTCAATCCGGAAATAGAGGGGGGAAAGTACAGAAGCAAAGCAGAATAACCCACTTCTTAGTTATCTTCAACTGGCAGTTCTTTTTGGATGATACGTATCCAGAAGACTTAGGTGATGTCTTCTTCTCAGTAGCCATTTCTGAGAACCTAAAATTTAACACATGCTATAGAATTAGGGATGTTCCTAACAGACAGAAAAATAATCTTATCAGAGCAGTTCAAAAAAGCAAGTCAAAAGCTGCCaactttctctttttcctccctCGCCGATTACTTGGAGAAGCAGTTTGCCCACCAACACTTTCAGACGCTTTTAATCTCACAACTGGATCTGATTTCCTGAAATAACACAAGAGTGTAACTAGTTGTCTCCCTTAAAGCAGGAACATATTCGGTAAGCAATAAGCAGCATAAGAATTTTGAAGACGGAGTTAATATGCTACATAACTGTGGGGAAACTCATTTCGTTGTCTCTTTTTCTTGCATCACAACTGTAGAGAaactcattttattttctctctttctttttcttcttttctgttACCGTTATTTCTCTTGCATCAAGTAAAGAAGTTGAACAGCTGGCTAATGAAACTTATTGTCCAAGATAGCATACCTGATTCTCTCATATGGAGTGTGCATCCTACTGTCTACCGATCTTATAGATATGATGCAGGAATCACAGAGCTGATCCACCTTAGCAGCAGAAGTTGCAAGAAACAGCCCTTTAAATCAAAGAAACAAACCTTATTCAGATTACAATTTAGcaagacaaactcaaaattttcagtGAAATTAGCTTACTCTTGCAATTCTGACAACTTATAGACTCCTTCACAGGCAGCGGACCTATGATGCTTTGGATTATTTCCTCCACTCCCTTCAAAGAAGATCTCCTGCACTCCTTCACCACATCAAGGAGGCTTTTCCCGTTCTCAAGGCAGATGTACTGTGTTGCGCGTCTATACGATCTACACGCATGGATTTCAAATTTACAGGGCGGTACTACCTAGAAATGCAGGAGATAGCTATAAGTATTAACATTTCGAAGCTCAACCTGGAAAAACCACATTCCGATAATCAAAAAAATGGAGTAATGGGCTAAATACTTACTGTTACTCCCTTGCACAAACTACAAGAACACAAAATCCCCCAGTCCTTAATGGTGCCCCGCAGAGGTATACCCTACATTGCAATAACAATTTAGTTGTACGAAGAAAAACACACGCTTATCAACTTCAAACATCGCCAAGCATTCCTATGCTAGCAAGCTTCAATAAGCATCTTATAAGTCACAGATACGAGCAATCTCCGGTAACATTTGTCCTCgcaaaaattactcaaattTAGAAAACATTCATTCCAACCA
The Coffea arabica cultivar ET-39 chromosome 6c, Coffea Arabica ET-39 HiFi, whole genome shotgun sequence genome window above contains:
- the LOC113694477 gene encoding uncharacterized protein, which codes for MKRELAYAMEAQSQLTEPLGRTRRSKSLPQNQQSHQPLDLPIHPNPSIPEPKSPSPSSSPRAAVRVFYKRSKKHKADAANNSPRGALASADSLTEFQIDGGDQSQGGVMVTTEPNSVIEAAEAETEVAKDYDEMVEVEVRQGPIASFDLSSNGNARRFTRSALKATVVEVEMEDKGMANGDSQGFKDALVLESESDENGTVDVVGKLTSKKIEIKGRPTTVRELFETGLLEGYPVFYNGGKKGIPLRGTIKDWGILCSCSLCKGVTVVPPCKFEIHACRSYRRATQYICLENGKSLLDVVKECRRSSLKGVEEIIQSIIGPLPVKESISCQNCKRLFLATSAAKVDQLCDSCIISIRSVDSRMHTPYERIRKSDPVVRLKASESVGGQTASPSNRRGRKKRKFSEMATEKKTSPKSSGYVSSKKNCQLKITKKLTNPTSGRKSIGSAAMGNSLETETEAKILKSSLSPAESPKSSRSALAFVSPQSKSQWKITKKDQRMHRLVFEEGGLPDGAVLSYYSRGQELLTGYKKGLGIVCNCCKFEVSPSTFEAHAGWASRKKPYGYIYTSNGVSLHELAVKLLRGRKCTASDNDDLCTICADGGKLVLCDGCPRAFHKACASLPSIPRGKWFCNYCQNMFQRERFVEHNANAVAAGRIPGIDPIEQITNRCIRIVKNPEDAEVIACVICRGYDFSKSGFGPRTVILCDQCEKEYHVGCLKKQKMADLKELPKGKWFCSGDCKRIYLALTNLVSSGSEKIPESCLDVIRKKHMLDGSDVTTAFDVSWRLLNAKNVNRETKPLLSDAVGIFHDCFDPIVDSVTGRDFIPSMVYGRNIRGHDFSGMYCAILTVNSKVVSAAIFRIFGQDIAELPLVATKSCHQGKGYFQLLFSCIEKLMAFLKIRSLVLPAADEAESIWTEKFGFKKISHDQLVNYKKTCWQMMSFKGTSMLEKMVPKCRIKHQDGQANTVSDVPIH